In Companilactobacillus allii, one genomic interval encodes:
- a CDS encoding PTS sugar transporter subunit IIB — MKQLKIAIFCSGGFSTSLIGAKMQKVYDAEKKDVKVDAYDFGMVDEVGDDVDVILLAPQIGWAFDQTKEGHPNTKVILLTMQQFGSMDGQVLVDVLKEKGID; from the coding sequence ATGAAACAATTGAAAATTGCTATTTTCTGTAGCGGTGGATTTTCCACTAGTCTAATCGGGGCAAAAATGCAAAAGGTTTACGATGCTGAGAAGAAGGATGTAAAAGTCGATGCCTATGACTTTGGTATGGTCGATGAAGTTGGGGACGATGTAGATGTTATCTTACTAGCACCACAAATTGGTTGGGCATTTGATCAGACTAAAGAAGGCCATCCAAATACAAAAGTTATCCTATTAACTATGCAACAGTTCGGTAGTATGGATGGTCAAGTATTAGTAGACGTATTGAAAGAGAAGGGAATAGATTAA